The Denticeps clupeoides chromosome 5, fDenClu1.1, whole genome shotgun sequence genome includes a region encoding these proteins:
- the slitrk6 gene encoding SLIT and NTRK-like protein 6 encodes MLACIIFLCSSFFCANFQDIEPAKLLLGESCDSLCSCEEKDGVLHMNCEERNISKISQIKVPSTLPFHLNLYKNDLVELRAEDMESFKNAISLHLGGNSIQELEPGVFSSLGSLRKLHINSNFLVMLKEDTFQGLANLEYLQADTNFIKVVEPGAFSKLVRLKVLILNDNSIGFLPSNIFRFVPLTHLDLRGNQLQTLPYVGFLEHIGRIMELLLEDNDWVCDCEILHLKIWMENMRGQSSIGEVVCSSPHHLRGSVLAKIKRDVLCPSHADINLEEPSKPFDMVVTPSSKVAQIPVARDDEKIPTPAQVPGIPCVPQCSCHNHPAAGFLMHCQDRGIQRISDLGVLQQGPTKLFLTGNMIQRLLKYDFVTYDSLELLNLANNQIDYIDNETFLSLGGLTKLYLNGNRIEKISPTMFVGLHNLEHLYLEYNLIKEILPGTFNPLPNLKLLSLNNNMLNTLPAQIFRNVPLMTLDLRNNLFMHLSVSNVLDQLDSLKQIYLEDNPWDCTCDLVSLKQWVEKLGKDGVVGSIFCQTPRTVAKAELRTMKMEELCPGLVTFRFPPTDDVIPITVAPDARKGFLSSLTDTVPLSVLILSLLIFLLTIIFCSAGIVVFMLHRRRRNKKKKQAEEQARENSPIHLHYSVIGQKTTHHLAQRHGSAIYHDPTHSPVIQVCKSPNYCAQHLEHELDECDRDESKHICRSILDKGADSPHMGPNLKYRAVTDYPADFSTLGDASSLYKNILERERELQQLSITEYLRKNISQLQPPVEMQVPGHHKELKLMETLMYTRPRQVMVEQTKNEYFELKANLHTEPDYLEVLEHQTAFN; translated from the coding sequence ATGCTGGCCTGCATTATTTTCCTCTGCTCATCTTTCTTCTGTGCTAATTTTCAAGACATTGAGCCTGCAAAGCTATTGCTGGGTGAGTCTTGCGACTCTCTGTGTTCGTGCGAAGAGAAGGACGGAGTGCTGCACATGAACTGTGAGGAGAGGAACATCAGTAAGATATCACAAATCAAAGTGCCATCCACCCTACCGTTCCATCTGAACCTGTACAAAAATGATCTGGTGGAGTTGCGTGCCGAAGACATGGAAAGTTTCAAGAATGCTATCTCATTGCATCTGGGTGGCAACAGCATACAGGAGCTTGAACCTGGTGTATTCAGCTCTCTGGGCTCCCTGAGGAAGCTGCATATCAACAGCAATTTCCTGGTCATGTTAAAGGAGGACACTTTCCAAGGCTTAGCAAATTTGGAGTACCTTCAGGCAGACACAAACTTCATTAAAGTTGTTGAGCCAGGGGCGTTCAGCAAGCTCGTCCGACTGAAAGTGTTGATCCTCAATGACAATTCCATCGGGTTCCTTCCCAGCAACATTTTCCGCTTTGTGCCACTGACCCACTTGGACCTCCGCGGAAACCAGCTACAGACTTTGCCCTACGTGGGCTTCCTCGAACACATCGGCCGCATCATGGAGCTCTTACTCGAGGATAACGACTGGGTGTGCGACTGTGAGATACTGCACCTCAAGATATGGATGGAAAACATGCGAGGCCAGTCTTCCATCGGCGAGGTGGTGTGCAGCAGCCCCCACCACCTCCGAGGCAGCGTTTTGGCAAAGATCAAACGAGACGTGCTGTGCCCCTCCCATGCTGACATCAATTTGGAGGAGCCCTCAAAGCCCTTTGACATGGTGGTCACACCATCATCTAAAGTGGCCCAGATCCCAGTGGCCAGAGATGATGAGAAGATTCCGACACCAGCCCAAGTTCCTGGGATACCTTGCGTCCCCCAGTGCTCCTGCCACAATCATCCGGCCGCTGGTTTTTTGATGCACTGTCAGGACAGGGGAATCCAAAGGATATCTGACTTAGGGGTACTTCAGCAAGGCCCCACAAAGCTTTTCTTAACTGGAAATATGATTCAGAGACTGCTGAAGTATGATTTTGTTACATACGACAGCCTGGAGTTACTAAACTTAGCAAACAACCAGATCGATTACATAGACAACGAGACTTTCCTCAGCTTAGGTGGTCTGACAAAACTGTACCTGAATGGCAACAGGATAGAAAAAATCTCTCCAACAATGTTTGTGGGACTCCACAACCTTGAGCACCTGTATTTAGAGTACAACCTTATAAAAGAAATTCTCCCAGGGACATTCAACCCATTACCTAATCTGAAACTTCTTTCGCTGAACAACAATATGTTGAACACTTTGCCTGCTCAGATATTTCGAAATGTGCCCCTTATGACTCTGGACCTTAGGAACAATCTGTTTATGCACCTGTCCGTGAGCAACGTGCTGGACCAACTTGATTCGCTGAAGCAGATTTATTTGGAGGACAACCCTTGGGATTGTACTTGTGACCTGGTCAGTCTCAAGCAGTGGGTTGAGAAATTGGGCAAGGATGGTGTGGTTGGCTCCATTTTCTGCCAAACCCCAAGGACGGTGGCTAAAGCAGAGCTGAGGACCATGAAAATGGAAGAACTTTGCCCCGGCCTGGTTACCTTCCGTTTCCCGCCCACGGATGATGTCATCCCAATCACAGTTGCTCCAGATGCCAGGAAAGGATTTCTCAGTTCCCTGACTGACACGGTGCCACTATCGGTGCTCATCTTGAGCCTGCTTATCTTTCTCCTCACCATAATTTTCTGCTCTGCTGGCATTGTGGTCTTCATGCTGCATCGCCGGCGTagaaacaagaagaagaagcaggccGAGGAGCAAGCCCGTGAAAACAGCCCCATTCACTTGCACTACAGCGTGATCGGCCAGAAGACTACGCACCATCTAGCTCAAAGGCACGGTTCAGCTATCTACCATGACCCGACCCACAGCCCAGTCATACAGGTCTGCAAGAGTCCCAATTACTGTGCACAGCACTTGGAGCACGAGTTGGACGAGTGCGACCGGGACGAATCGAAACACATCTGCCGCAGTATCCTGGACAAAGGGGCCGACTCGCCCCACATGGGACCCAACCTAAAGTACAGAGCCGTTACCGACTACCCGGCTGACTTTTCAACACTCGGGGATGCAAGTTCCTTGTACAAAAACATCCTGGAGCGAGAAAGGGAGCTTCAGCAGCTCAGCATTACAGAGTATCTCAGGAAGAACATCTCACAGCTGCAGCCGCCTGTGGAAATGCAGGTTCCTGGGCATCATAAGGAGCTGAAACTGATGGAGACACTTATGTACACCAGGCCAAGGCAAGTAATGGTGGAACAGACTAAAAACGAGTATTTTGAGCTCAAAGCAAACCTGCACACAGAACCTGACTATCTGGAGGTGTTAGAGCATCAAACGGCTTTCAACTGA